The region AATCCCTATGTGATTGAATACAATGTACGGTTGGGAGATCCTGAAACAGAATCTATTTTACCCCGAATAAAAACCGACCTGATGAATATGTTTGAAGCGGGTATCAATGACCAATTGAGTGATTTCGAGTTGGAATTCGACGCAAGACATGCTGCTGCTGTAATGCTTGTCTCAGGTGGCTACCCTGAAGCCTACGAAAAAGGAAAAACAATTACAGGTCTTAATGCTGTAAAAGACAGTATTGTTTTACATGCAGGCACAAAAATCAACAACAACGAAACGGTCACCAGTGGAGGCCGGGTAATGGCTATTACAAGCCTTGACCAAACAATGGAAGCAGCACTGAGCACTTCAATGGATAATGCAGAAAAAATTAAATTTGATAAAAAATATTACCGGAAAGACCTGGGATTTGACTTAAAATAGATAGCGTATGTTTGTTAGATTACTTAAAGGACCACAACCAGCCAATATATTGCTAATAGTGCTTTTCAGTATTTTATTATGGCTGAAACTGTTCTGGACCCACGATTTCACATCACAAGCATTCTTTGCATCTTTCCTAAAACCTGACTATCTGCATATCGGGAACCAGCAATTTCTTAACACAATATTGCTTTTTTCAATCATTGTGTTTGAAGCATTCTATATGGTCAGGCTTAACTTTAAATATATATTTATCGATCGGCGCACATATTTTCCGGCATTTGTATACATTTTATGGATGACCTTAATGACCGGGACCAACCATTTTAATGCAACTGTTATTGCAAATCTTTTCATCCTTATTGCATTTGAGGATATGCTCAAAACACAGATAAGTCGTTTAAACATCAGAATAATATACAGGACAGGGCTGTTGATCGGTATTGCGGCCATGTTTTATTGGCCGGTAATACTAATGTTAGTACCTTTTTGGTTTTTTACACTCATTTTACATGGTCTTAACTGGCGAGGTCTGATCGCACAAATTCTGGGTGCTTTAACGCCCTGGGTATTTATAGCTTTTTACTATTTCATGACCGATCAGATTGGAGTATATCAGGATATCACAAACAGTTTAACGATGCAGCGCAACTTCCCGCTGAGTGACGATATTAGGTCAATTAAAATATATGTTCTGATCTTTTTACTTTTAAGCGCCATGTGGTATCATTTTACACATGTAATTGATAAAAAGATCATCATTAGAAAATATTACACTGGTTTGTTTTGGTTTTTATTAACCATCACTGCAAGTATGTTATTGATACCCTCTGCCGGCCAGGCAGGTATAGCATTGGCAGGAATCCCGGCAACTATATTTTTATCCAATCAATACCTCATCACTCGCAGCAGAATTTTTCCCGAAATTAATTTCAGCATTTTAGTCGCTGCGGCAGTAGCATGGGTTGTAATGGCCTAATCGACAGAACTCCGAACATGGAAATGTTAATCGTCCATTGATTTGGTCTCAATCCTTTTTCCGCCGGCAGGATCCTCAGGCGGGTTTTCCTGCAAGTGATTCAGGTCGACTACAAATTTTTCAATAGTATCATCATCAAAGCCTTTTTCTTTAGCGGCTTCTTCAAGGGTTCCCCAAATAGGCTCGCCACAAGCAATACACTTAATTCCCTGCTCCATCATGTATCTTACTGCTCCGGGTACATCATCTACAAGATCTTCAATTGTAATATCTTTTGTAATCATAGTATCTATATATTTTGATATATAAAGTTACAAGAAATATTCCAAAATCAAAAACTTCTAAAAGCTCTAAAAATCAATATATTTAGACCTGAAATTATGACAACTAATAATTTTGAAGAAACAATAAAAGCTACTCTTGTGATTTGCAGTACCGTTTTATCACATTATAAGCCTGCTGAATACCAAGCTCACCGGCTTTGCTAATATCAAGGCATCCCTTTTCTGTTTCTTTAAGGTAAATTAACGTAAGACCACGATTGTAGTAGGCTTCAGGAAGTTTATCAATGGCAATGGCCTCGGTATAATCTGCAATTCCCTTCTTAAAATCGCGCTGCTGACAATATAAATTACCACGATTATAATAAGCAAGACTAAATTTATTGTTCAACTCTATGCTCCTGGACAAATCTTCAATGGCATCGGTATAATCAAGCGAACTATTGCCTGTGGTGGTATTATTCATTGAATTGGCATCTTCATTTAACCTGATTTGGGTTGGGAAATCATTCATTGTCTGAATATACGATTGCATTTGAGCTTTGATGGTGCCCAATAAGAAATGCTCCTGCCAATTTTTTACTGAATTATCGAATGATTTTACTGCCTTATAATAGTTATTACTCAGGCTCTGGTTAAGCGCATAACTATACAATTGGAAACGCGAAGAACCGGGCGTAAGCGAATCAATATTTTCAGGTTCTGCAATCAAATTATCCGATTCGGGCTGCCATAGTCCGGGGATCCATTTCCAACTGTTATCATCATTCTTTTCATAATCAAATATGGCTTGCACAAACTGCAAATTTTCCGGGTTTACATCCTCGGCCACTGGGATAATTATATAATTATTTTTAAGGGTAATCTGAACATTTTTGTTCTGAATTCGATTCCGGCTAAAATCGTTATTAAACTCTGAGTTAAAATCAACAAGTTGTGCAAGGTTTTTCGATGTATCTCGAAATGCCTGGTAGGTAGTATCGTCATGGGACTTTTTATATTCGGCAATAATATTTTCAGCTTTTTGCCGATCCAGGTAAGCCCCTTTATCCTGCCCCAGTTTTTGTTTTACAATAGACCTGTTGATATAAGCTGTGGCAAAATCGGGGAAAATATCTATGGCCTTACCATAATCTTCCAGTGCACCTTTTAAATCACCAATCTCAATCTTAACGCCAGCCCGGTTATAATAAACCAGCACGTTATCAGGGTTAAGATTACTTACTTTGTCATAATCTTCAATGGCATCGTCGTAATTACCCATTTCGGATTTAAGCAATGCACGATTGTATATAGCCAGGGCATTGCCGGGATCGAGTGTAATCACGGTATTATAATCCTCCAAAGCTTTATCGTAGTCGCCCAACTTATAGTAAGCCAGGGCTCGCTGATATACAACAAGGCTATTTTTGGGGTCGAGTCTAAGGGCCATATCATAATCTTCAAGGGCTTGTTTATAGTCACCTTTCATGTAGGCAATAAGTCCCCGGCGCCTAAAAGCCTCTTCGTCGTATGGGTTTAACTTAATACTCTTATTGATGTCCTTAATAGCTTTTGCAGTATCTTTTAGCTCCAAAAAGGCTATGGCCCTGTTCATATATGCTAAAGGCTGGTTAGGATCAATTCGCAGCGCTTCATTAAAATCATTTCTTGCCTTTTTATATTTTTCATTCATCAGGTAAGTAAGGCCGCGGTGCACATACACCATAGGCTCGGTAGGGTCCATTTGCAGCGCCTGTTCGTAATCGTCTAAAGCATCTTTAAAGTCATTAAGTTGTTCATGTGCCAGGCCCCTGTTATGATATGCCATTGCGAAAAAAGGATTAATGCTTATGGCCTTTGAAAAATCGGCCCGGGCTCCCAGATAATCACCAAGGTTATATTTTGCAATACCCCGAAAAAAATAGGCATCGGCAAATTTTGGTTTCACTTCCAGTATACGGCTAAAACGATTGATGGCTTCAGTATAGTTTTTATCCATCAGGGCTATACGCCCTGCCCCCAGGTAAGCTTTAATATTTAGTTGGGAAAACACTGAGAATGATAAGA is a window of Salinivirga cyanobacteriivorans DNA encoding:
- a CDS encoding DUF6427 family protein, encoding MFVRLLKGPQPANILLIVLFSILLWLKLFWTHDFTSQAFFASFLKPDYLHIGNQQFLNTILLFSIIVFEAFYMVRLNFKYIFIDRRTYFPAFVYILWMTLMTGTNHFNATVIANLFILIAFEDMLKTQISRLNIRIIYRTGLLIGIAAMFYWPVILMLVPFWFFTLILHGLNWRGLIAQILGALTPWVFIAFYYFMTDQIGVYQDITNSLTMQRNFPLSDDIRSIKIYVLIFLLLSAMWYHFTHVIDKKIIIRKYYTGLFWFLLTITASMLLIPSAGQAGIALAGIPATIFLSNQYLITRSRIFPEINFSILVAAAVAWVVMA
- a CDS encoding DUF1858 domain-containing protein → MITKDITIEDLVDDVPGAVRYMMEQGIKCIACGEPIWGTLEEAAKEKGFDDDTIEKFVVDLNHLQENPPEDPAGGKRIETKSMDD
- a CDS encoding tetratricopeptide repeat protein — encoded protein: MKKYFVFILFVFLSFSVFSQLNIKAYLGAGRIALMDKNYTEAINRFSRILEVKPKFADAYFFRGIAKYNLGDYLGARADFSKAISINPFFAMAYHNRGLAHEQLNDFKDALDDYEQALQMDPTEPMVYVHRGLTYLMNEKYKKARNDFNEALRIDPNQPLAYMNRAIAFLELKDTAKAIKDINKSIKLNPYDEEAFRRRGLIAYMKGDYKQALEDYDMALRLDPKNSLVVYQRALAYYKLGDYDKALEDYNTVITLDPGNALAIYNRALLKSEMGNYDDAIEDYDKVSNLNPDNVLVYYNRAGVKIEIGDLKGALEDYGKAIDIFPDFATAYINRSIVKQKLGQDKGAYLDRQKAENIIAEYKKSHDDTTYQAFRDTSKNLAQLVDFNSEFNNDFSRNRIQNKNVQITLKNNYIIIPVAEDVNPENLQFVQAIFDYEKNDDNSWKWIPGLWQPESDNLIAEPENIDSLTPGSSRFQLYSYALNQSLSNNYYKAVKSFDNSVKNWQEHFLLGTIKAQMQSYIQTMNDFPTQIRLNEDANSMNNTTTGNSSLDYTDAIEDLSRSIELNNKFSLAYYNRGNLYCQQRDFKKGIADYTEAIAIDKLPEAYYNRGLTLIYLKETEKGCLDISKAGELGIQQAYNVIKRYCKSQE